The nucleotide sequence GCCCACCACGCCCAGCGGCACGGCCAGCATCACCGACAGCGGCACGGTCCAGCTTTCATACAGTGCGGCAAGGCACAGGAACACGAACAGAATCGAGATCGCATACAGCATGGGCGCTTGGGCACCCGACTGGCGCTCCTGCAGCGAGGCACCGGTCCACTCATAACCTATGCCCTGAGGCAGCTGTTTGAGAATGTCTTCGATCACATTCATGGCCACGCCCGAGCTTACGCCCGGCGCCGAGCTGCCAATGAACTCATAGGCTGGCGAGCCGTTGTAGCGCAGCAGTTGCGGCGATCCATACGCCCAGTAGGTCTTGGAGAAAGCGCCAAACGGTACCATCTCGCCCTTGCTGTTGCGCACCGTCCATTTGGCAATGTCCTGCGGCAGCATGCGGTGCGGCGCATCCGACTGGATATAGACGCGCTTGACGCGGGCGTTGTTCAAGAAGTCATTCACATAGGTGCCGCCCATGGCGCTGGAAAGCACGCTGTTGATGTCCGAGTAGTTCAGGCTCAACGCGGCGGCCTTGCGGTCGTCAATATCCAGGCGCAGCTCGGTGGCGTCATCCAGGTTGGTGGTACGCACTGCTGTCAGCTCGGGATGTTTGCGCGCCTGCTCCGTCACAAAATTGCTGGCGGCCAGCAGGGCTTCGTGGCCCATGCCGTTCACGTCCTTCAGCATGAAGTTGAAGCCCGCATTGGCACCCAGACCACGCACGGCGGGCGGATTCATCACAAAGATCTTGGCGTCGCGGATGCGGCCCAGTTCCTTGGTTGCCTTGTGCGCAATGGCCAGAGAAGACTGCGAAGGCAGCGGGCGCTGCGCCCAGGGCTTGAGACGCACAAAGCCGCGTGCCGAGCTCTGGTCACCATTGAGGCCGGAGACCTGGTTGAAGCTAATCACATCAGGCTGCTTGATCAGATAGTCACGCACCTCGTCCAGCACTTCCTGCAGACGCGCATCTGACGCGCCAGAGGGCAAGTTGACGTTCACATAGACAAAGCCCTGGTCTTCATCGGGCAGGAACGATGTCGGAAGGCGTGCCATCAGCAGCCACACCGCCGCGCAGACGACCAGGAAAATCAGCATCATGCGCTTGGTGCGGCGCAGGATATAGGCCACCGTGCCTTGGTAACGGTTGGCGGTGGCATCAAAGTTGCGGTTGAACCAGTTGAAGAAACGGTCATTCAGCCCGAAGAGGCCAGTGCGCACAGGGCGTGCATGGCCTTCGCCGCCGCCGTGGTGCTCGGGCGCTTTCAGAATGGTGGCGCACAGTGCGGGTGTCAGCGTCAGCGCCACAAACACCGAGAAAGCCATGGCCGCCACGATGGTGATGGAGAACTGGCGGTAGATCACGCCCGTGGAGCCACCAAAGAAAGCCATGGGCACGAACACGGCCGACAGCGTCACGCCGATACCCACCAGCGCAGGCGTGATTTCATGCATGGACTGGCGCGTGGCCTCCTTGGGCGATTTGCCCGTCTCGTGCATCACACGCTCGACGTTTTCCACCACCACAATGGCGTCATCCACCAGCAGGCCAATCGCCAGCACCATGGCAAACATGGTCAGGGTGTTGATCGAATACCCGGCCACCGACAGCACACCGAAAGTGCCCAGCAGCACCACGGGCACGGCAATTGCAGGAATCAGCGTGGCGCGGAAGTTCTGCAGGAAGATGAACATCACGATCACCACCAGCACCATGGCCTCACCCAGGGCGCTGACCACCTCGTGAATCGAAGCGCGCACAAAAGGCGTGGAGTCCGAGCTGACGAAGTAATCAATCTTGTTCGGGAAATACGGCTTGAGCTCGGCCAGCTTGGCGGCCACAGCATCCGAGACGGCCATGGCGTTGGCGCCATCGGCCAAAATAATACCCATGCCCGCGCCAGGCATGCCGTTGAGCTTGGCCTGAATCGACAGGTTATCTGCGCCCAGCTCCACCCGGGCCACGTCCTTCATGGTGACCACGGCGCCGTCGGTGGACGACTTCAGCACAATGTTCTCGAACTGCTGCACCGTCTTGAGCTTGGTGCGCGCCGTAATGGTGGCGTTCAGTTGCTGGTTCTGCACTGCGGGCAAAGAGCCCAGCTGACCCGCCGAGACCTGCGCATTCTGGGCATTCAGAGCCGTGACCAGATCCGAGGGCATCAGCGCATATTTTTCCAGCTTGGCCGGGTCCATCCATATGCGCATGGCATAAGGCGTGCCGAACACGCTGATGTCACCCACGCCCTCAATACGGCCAATGATGTCCACCAGATTGCTGTTGAGATAGTCGCCGATGTCCACATCGGTGACTTCCGTGTCCAGCGAGAAGAAGCTGTAGGTAACCAGAAAGTCCTGACCGCCCTTGTTCACAAACACGCCGCGGGTCTTGACCGCGTCGGGCAGGCGGTTGATGGCGCCCTGAATCTTGTTTTGCACCTGCACCTGGGCCACGTCCACATTGGTGCCGGGCGCAAAGGTCAAGGTGATGCGAGCTTGGCCCGACGCATTGCTGGTCGAGCTCATATAGAGCATGTTGTCGATGCCCTTGATCTGCTGCTCGATGATCTGCGTGACCGAGTTTTCCACGGTCTCCGCCGAAGCACCGGTGTACTGCGCGCCAATGGTCACGCGCGGTGGCGCGATGTCAGGGTACTGCTCCAGCGGAAGCTTGGAGATCGACAAGGCGCCTGCCAGCATGATGATGATGGCAATCACCCAGGCAAAGATAGGCCGATTGATAAAGAACTGTGCCATGTACGCTTCCCCGGCTTACTTTGCAGATGCAGGGGCTGCTGCAGAGGCGGCCGCAGGCTTGGCAGGAGCTGGCGCATCGGCAGCCTCCTGCACGGGCGGCTCGCCACGTACGCTCTTGCGTTCGGCCTTGGCCTTCAGGTCAACCTCGACGGCCTTGACCTTGTCACCGGGCTTGGCGCGCTGAAAACCGTCCACCACCACGCGCTCGCCATTCTTGAGCCCGCTTTTGAGCAGCCAGAAGGCACCCACGGCGCGGTCCAGATCCACTTCACGCTTTTCCACCACATCATCGGCCTTGACCACCATCACGCTGGGGCGGCCAGTCAGGTCGCGGGTCACGGACTGCTGGGGCACCAGCAGGGCATCGGCGGCCAGCGCGGTAGGCAGCTTGGCCTGCACATACATGCCGGGCATCAGCATGCCATCGGGGTTGGGCACTTCGGCGCGGAGTGTCAGCGTGCCAGTGGTGTCGTTGACGATCACACCGGCAAAGGCCAGCTTGCCTTCATGCGGGTAGATGCTGCCATCGTCGAGCTGAATGCGCACAGGCACCTTGTTGCCATCGACCTTCTGATAGCGGCCCGATTCCAGATCACGCTTGAGCTGCAGCAGCTCGGAGCTGGACTGGGTGAAGTCCACATACATGGGGTCCAGCTGCACGATGGTGGTGAGCGCAGTGGCCTGGCTTGCCGTCACCAGCGCGCCAGGGGTCACCGCCGACAGCGCGATGCGGCCGCTGATGGGCGCCTCGATACGGGCGTAGCGCAGATTGATGCGGGCCGTTTCCAGATTGGCCCTGGCCACTGCCACATCGGAAGCCGACTGGGCCGCTGCGGCCTGACTTTCGTCATTGGCCTGCTTGCTGATGGCATCGATCTTGACCAGCTCTGCATTGCGGCGCGCTGTCGCCGTCAGCGTGCGCTGGCTGGCTTCGGCCTTGCTGACGGCGGCGAGGGCACTGGCCTCTGCGGCTTTGAGCGAAGCGGCGTCAATCTGATAGAGCTGCTGACCCTGCTTGACCTGCGCGCCCTCGGTGAACAGGCGCTTTTGAATAATGCCGGAGACCTGGGGGCGCACCTCCGCCGTCAGAAACGCCCGGGTGCGACCCGGCAGGCTGGAGTCCAGCTGCTGATTCTGCGTCTGCAGCGTGACAACACCAAGCTGCGCTTCCTGCTTGGGCGGGGCTTTTTGCTCGCCCTCGGATTTGGAGCAGCCTGCAAGCGCAGTCACCACCAGCGCCGCTCCTAGTGCCATCGCCCAGCGCGGGCGTTTGGCAACCTGCGGGCTTGCGCTGTGCGTATCAGAAAAAAGCGCCTTTCGGCGCGGGATCAGCGAAGCGGACAGGTCAATCTTCATACGATGGAGCGATCAGAAACGAGTAGTTTTTAGATATTGTGCGGCGGCAATATTTCTTAAATGTAAAGCAGCAAGGCGCGCAATTTCCAGCACGCACTCACGCCACATTGGCGAAATCTGGCCCAACACCATGGGCCTTGAGATCACTTTAGCCATGCGGGCGTCCTCCTCACCTCGTCGTAACGGACTAAGCGAGCTCCACAGCAGACTCCAGATTTCATAGCACACAGCGCTTTATTCATAATGACTAAAGCGCAATTCAATGCTTTAAATGCGTTGTCTGACGCACCCGCAAGGTACTGAAGACCCCGGCCAGCGCGGCAAAGCCACCGGCAATCCACAAGGCCAGCACTTCGGCATGGCCACCGTGCCCACCAGAGATAGCAAAAATCGTGCCCAGCACTACTGCACCCAAAGTCTGCCCCGTCATGCGGGCCGAGCTGAGCATGCCGCCCGCCGCGCCGCTGCGCGCCAGAGGTGCCGATGTGACGATGGTGTGGTTATTGGGTGACTGGTACAGCGCAAAGCCGCTGCCCGCCAGCAGCATGCGCCAGACCATGTCCCAGTGCGCTACGTCGGCCGGCATGGCCGCCAGCAGCCAGAGGCCGCAGGCAAACATGGCCATGCCAATGCCGCCCAGCAACCCATCGGGATATTTGCCAATCAGGCGCCCTGCGATAGGCGCAGTCAGCATGGTGGCCACGGGCCAGCTGGTAATCAGCATGCCTGCCTCCATGGGCGAGAGGCCACGCGCATCCAGCAGCAGGAACGGCAGGGCCAGGTAAGACATCATCTGCGCCGTGAACGCCGAGACCGAGCCGCACATGGATAGTGCAAAAACCGGAATGCGCAGCAGATCCACCGGAAACAGTGGTGCCTGCATGGGCCACTGGCGGCGCAGATACACATAGCCCACCAGCACGCCGGCGCCCAGCAGCCACCAGCCCGAAGGCAGCCAGGCCATTGCGCCCGTGGCAGCCGGGCCCTGACCCAGATGCATGCCCAGCTGCTCACCGCCCAGGAAAATCAGCGTGAACATCAAAATATTGAGCAGCACATCCAGCGGAGCAATTTTTTCACGGCTGGCGTTGCTGACAGGGTTCGCTGGCAAAGCCTTGCGCCCCAGCCACAGGGTCAGCACACCCAGCGGCACATTGATGGCAAACAGCCAGGGCCAGCTGCCCACGGACAAAATCGCCGCCGCCACCGATGGCCCGGCCATGGACGATGTCGCCACCGTCAAGGAATTGATGGCCATGCCCCGCCCCAGCATGGCCTTGGGATAGGTCAGGCGCACCAGGGCGGCATTCACACTCATCACGCCCGAAGCGCCAATGCCCTGAAACACCCGCGCCGCAATCAGCGTGGCAAGCGAATCCGCCAGCAGAGCGCCCACCGAGGCCAGCACAAATACCGTCATGCCCACCAGATAGATGCGGCGGTAGCCCAGCCTCTCGCCCAATGCCGCCAGCGGCAACAGCAGCACCAGGCCAGCCAGCTGATAGGCGTTGACCACCCACAGCGTCTGGGCCGAGCTGGCCTGCAGTTCTTTGGCAATGGCAGGCAGGGCCAGGTTGACGATGCTGCTGTCCAGCACAGACAGCGTCAGCCCCAGAATGATGACCAGCATGGCGCGGTTGCGGGCACCGTCCTGCAGGCCATCCATTGGCGGCACTACCGGCCTTGCCTGACTTGCTGGAGTTGGCGCTTCATCATGCATGGTGTGCCCCTTTGGCTGCGCCCAGCGTAATCCAGGTCAGCGCCACACCCACCAGCGCCCCCATCGCCATGCCCACCACCATGGGCAAAGGCTTGCCGTTGGAGAAATGGCCCACGATCTGCATGGCCGCTGCCCCGCTGAGCATTTGCAGCGTGCCCAGCAAGGCCGAAGCCGTGCCTGCAATCTCGCCATGCGCTTCCAGCGCCAGCACCGAAGTGGTGGGAATAACCAGCCCCATCAGCGCGCTGGACACAAAGTACAGCGCAATCAGCACAGCCAGCTGGTCTCCGCCCATCAGGTAATAAGCCATGAGCGAGGCCATGACCACCCCGGATGCCGAAGCCGCCACCTTGACCACCTTCACCAGCCCCCAGCGCTGCCCCAGCTTTGCCGTGAACTGCGCCGCACCAATAAAGGCCACGGAGTTCAGCGCAAACGCAATGCTGTACTGGGTGGAGGAAAGACCGTAGTAATTGATAAGCACAAAGGGCGAGCCCGCCAGATAGACGAAAAAGCCCGCCATGGCGCTGCCGCCAATAAAGACCAGGCCCATGTAGTGCGGGTCACGCAGCAGCGTCAGATAGGCTTTGAGCGCACCGCCCAGACTGCTGTCCAGGCGCTGCTCAGGCGTGCGGGTCTCCTCCACGCCTTTCCAGGTGGCCATCAGGCCCAGCACCGCCGCCACAGCCACCACCCAGAACACTGCGCGCCAGCCCGCCACGGCAATCACGCCGCTGCCTGCCAGCGGCGCCAGAATGGGCGAGACGCTGAACACCAGCATCAGCAGCGACATCATGCGTGCCGCAGCATGGCCGGTGTGCAGATCGCGCACCACCGCGCGCGGCACAGCCATGCCCGCCGCAGCGCCCAGGCCCTGCAAAAAGCGAAACACCACCAGCGTCTCGATATTGGGCGCCAGCGCGCAGCCCACGCTGGACGCGGCAAACAGAATCAGACCAAAGTACAGCGGGGGTTTGCGGCCCATCATGTCTGACACCGGGCCGTACAGCAGTTGCCCCAGCCCCACAGAAAGAAAGAAGGCCGTCAGACTGGCCTGCACCGCCCCTACCTGGGCGTTCAGACTGCTGCCAATCTGCGGCAGCGCGGGCAAATACATATCAATGGCGAACGGCCCAATGGCCGATAACAGGCCCAGAATCAGAACCAGACGCAGGGAAACAGAAGCTTGCATAGATGGGCAATTGTCGTGGTAACTGGATTTGTCTGCTCAGCCGTTACCGCTTTGGGGCCTACACCCTCGCTGCAATCACCAGGGCTTGCGTCTAACAGCACAGTATTCACCGCCGTCATCCGGGCAATGGCTGCCGGGTAAAACCGCACAATGGCCGCCACACTTCATAGCGAGACGCCGTGCATTTGCCCTTTTTCACGCCAGTTCCCAAGCAGGTCATGCGCGCCCTGCTATGCTTTTTTGCGGCCCCAGCCTTCGCACAGAACGCAGCCCCCGCAACTCCTGCAGCCCCTGCCCCCGCCTTTCACGCCTCGGCGGATGGGCTCATGGTGATTGACAGCCGCGCCAAGCTGGCCTGGCCGCGCTGCGCCGAGGGGATGGTCTGGAATGGCAAAACCTGCACGGGCAGCGCCCTGCTCTTCAATCACAAGCAGGCCCTGGAACATGCGGCACAGCGCAGCAAAGCCGAAGGCCTGCGCTGGCGCCTGCCCCGCGTCAACGAGTTCAAACGTCTGCTGGACCGCAGCAGCAAACCGCCAGGACTGAACCCCGAGCTATTCCCCGCAGCCCCGCGCGAGTGGCACTGGACGGGCACCGCCGCCGTCAACACCCAGCGCATGAACACCTATAACTACAGCCAGGTGGACCGGTCGCAAAACCTCACCGCGCTGTCGGCGCAGCAGGCTTGGGCGATCAACACCGAATCCCTGCAGACCACGCCCGATATGGGCAAGGGCAATGCCTTGCTGCTGCGTCTGGTGCGCCCGGCCACCGAGGCAGAGCTGGCCACCGCCCCATGAAAAAAGCCTTGCCGTAAGTGCTCGAACTTCGCGGCAAGGCTTTGTGATCTGGCGGGCCGCTGGGTCAGCCCGCGCGCAGCGCAGCCTTGAGGCTCACGCCCAGCTCGGGCTTGTGCGCAAACGGATCGGTGGGGTTACGGCCCTGCACCACATCTTCCATGCGCACCTGCACCGAACCCAGCGCCTGCGGGTGGCTGTAGATATAGAACTGGCCGGACGCCATGGCGTCAAACACCTTTTGCGCCACTTCGGCCGCCGTGACCTTGCCCGATCCCACAGCCTTGTCCGTCATGGCCTGACCAATCTTCTGGCTGGCCGTCAGCGGCTGGCCTTCCAGCCCTTTGGGGCGATTGCGCTCGCTGTGGCCAATGCCCGTGGGCACAAAGTAGGGGCATAACAGGCTGGCACTGATCTGATCGGACACCAGGGCCAGATCCTGGTACAGCGTCTCCGTCAGCGACACCACCGCATGCTTGCTGACGTTGTAGATGCCCATATTGGGCGGCGCCAGCAGGCCCGCCATGCTGGCGGTGTTGACAATATGACCTTCGTAGGCCGGGTCGGCCTTGGCAGCCTCCAGCATCATGGGCGTAAACAGGCGCACGCCATGAATCACGCCCCAGACGTTGACGCCCAGCACCCATTGCCAGTCGGCCACCGAGTTTTCCCAGACCAGCCCGCCCGCGCCCACACCTGCGTTATTGAAAACAAAGTGCGGTGCACCAAAAGTGGCCTTGACCTCAGCGGCCAGCGCTTGCATCTGCGCCGCATCCGACACATCCACCTTGCGCGCCAGCACCCTGGCGCCGGCAGCGGTCAGCTCGGCCGCAGCCTTGTCCAATGCTTCCTGCTGTACATCCACCAGCACCAGATTCATGCCCCGGGCCGCACCAATACGTGCGCACTCCAGCCCGAAGCCGGAACCAGCCCCCGTCAAAACCGCCGTCTTTCCCGCGAAATTCGTGATCATTCTTGTCTCCGAATATTTTTTGATGCACGGCACTTCAACCAGACACAGCCCAAACCAGAGATGCCGAGCAAGAGCCGCCTAGGCGGGGCCGCCCAGGCGAAGGCATCGTCCCCCTCCCGCATTGCGAAGCAAAGCAAGAGAGGGGGAAGGCGGGGGCCGCCTAGGTCGCAGCGCCTCAGGGGGTGATCTTCACCAGTTGCTTGCCAAAGTTCTTGCCTTTCAGCAGCCCCAGGAATGCAGCCGGAGCCGAAGCCAACCCCTCCGACACCGTCTCGCGGGGTTTGAGCTTTCCAGCGGCGACCAGTCCGCCCAGCTCGGTCAGCGCCTCGCCCCAGACTTCCATATGCTCGCTAACGATAAAGCCTTCAAGCTTGATGCGGTTGACCAGCAGCAGCGCCGGATTGGCCATCGGCAGGGGCTGACCGTCATAGCCAGCAATCATTCCGCACAGCGCAATGCGCGCGAAGGCATTGGTGCGCAGCAGCACGGCGTCGAAGATATAGCCGCCCACGTTTTCAAAATAGCCATCAATGCCATTCGGGCAGGCGTCCTTGAGCGCCTTTGCCATGGTTTTGACGTCGGGATGCTCGCGGTAGTCAATACAGGCGTCAAAACCCAGGTCGTTGACCGCATAGGCGCATTTTTCGGCACCACCGGCAATGCCCACCACACGGCAGCCACGCGCCTTGGCCAGCGCCACAAAAGCGCTGCCCACCGCCCCCGTGGCGGCGCTGACGACGACGGTCTCGCCCGCCTTGGGGTTGATGATCTTGACCAGGCCATACCAGGCCGTCACGCCGGGCATGCCCACCGCGCCCAGGTAATACGACAGCGGCACATAAGTGGTATCCACCTTGCGCAGCGCGCCCGGCACGCTGGGGTTGACCACGGAATACGCCTGCCAGCCGCCCATGCCCACGACCTTGTCACCCAGATGGAACTTGGGGTGACGGCTTTCCACCACCTCGCCCACGGTGCCGCCCTGCATGACTTCACCCAAGGGCTGCGGCTGGGCATAGCTCTTGGAATCATTCATGCGGCCCCGCATATAGGGGTCCAGGCTCAGATAGTGGTGGCGCACCAGCACCTGCCCGTCTTCCAGCGCAGGCAGCTCGGCCTGCACCAGCTTGAAGTTGCTCTCCACCGCTTCACCCGTGGGGCGGTTGTCGAGAAGGATTTGCTGATTGACCGTCATGTTTTGCCTCCTGATTGAATTTCAAATTTCATAGCTTGCAGCGCTTGATTGCTAAGCCACTGCAAGCCAAAATCATCCAAAAACCATACACAGATCACGCAACCAGCTCCTGAAACAAGAGCATCAAGCCAAAGCTCAATCGGTGGCCAGCGGTGGCACTGCGCCGTTGACCTCGGGTTTGCGCTTCATATATTTGAAAGTGCCCGTGGCATGCACACAAAGCCTGCCTTGCGCGTCGTAAATACGGCCTTCGGTGAACGCCATGGTGCCAGTGCGGTGCAGCAGCACGCCCTTGCCCACCAGCGGGCCGTTGGCCGCCTGCATGAACGAGGTCTTCATCTCGATGGTGACCACACCCAGCTCAAAATCCACGCTGCGCGCAGCCACGGCCATGGTCACGTCCAGCAGCGTCATGGAAGCGCCGCCGTGCGTGACGCCAAAAGAGTTCAAATGCTCGGGTCGCGGTGTGTAGTGCAGCTCGGATTCACCGCCTTCAGCCTTGATAAGCGCAAAGCCAAGTTCATGCACAAAGGGAATTTCTGGACCGAATGACAACACCGCAAAACC is from Comamonas fluminis and encodes:
- a CDS encoding efflux RND transporter permease subunit; the encoded protein is MAQFFINRPIFAWVIAIIIMLAGALSISKLPLEQYPDIAPPRVTIGAQYTGASAETVENSVTQIIEQQIKGIDNMLYMSSTSNASGQARITLTFAPGTNVDVAQVQVQNKIQGAINRLPDAVKTRGVFVNKGGQDFLVTYSFFSLDTEVTDVDIGDYLNSNLVDIIGRIEGVGDISVFGTPYAMRIWMDPAKLEKYALMPSDLVTALNAQNAQVSAGQLGSLPAVQNQQLNATITARTKLKTVQQFENIVLKSSTDGAVVTMKDVARVELGADNLSIQAKLNGMPGAGMGIILADGANAMAVSDAVAAKLAELKPYFPNKIDYFVSSDSTPFVRASIHEVVSALGEAMVLVVIVMFIFLQNFRATLIPAIAVPVVLLGTFGVLSVAGYSINTLTMFAMVLAIGLLVDDAIVVVENVERVMHETGKSPKEATRQSMHEITPALVGIGVTLSAVFVPMAFFGGSTGVIYRQFSITIVAAMAFSVFVALTLTPALCATILKAPEHHGGGEGHARPVRTGLFGLNDRFFNWFNRNFDATANRYQGTVAYILRRTKRMMLIFLVVCAAVWLLMARLPTSFLPDEDQGFVYVNVNLPSGASDARLQEVLDEVRDYLIKQPDVISFNQVSGLNGDQSSARGFVRLKPWAQRPLPSQSSLAIAHKATKELGRIRDAKIFVMNPPAVRGLGANAGFNFMLKDVNGMGHEALLAASNFVTEQARKHPELTAVRTTNLDDATELRLDIDDRKAAALSLNYSDINSVLSSAMGGTYVNDFLNNARVKRVYIQSDAPHRMLPQDIAKWTVRNSKGEMVPFGAFSKTYWAYGSPQLLRYNGSPAYEFIGSSAPGVSSGVAMNVIEDILKQLPQGIGYEWTGASLQERQSGAQAPMLYAISILFVFLCLAALYESWTVPLSVMLAVPLGVVGALVATYTRGLTNDVYFQVGLLTTVGLAAKNAILIVEFAVQLQEQGKSLFDATVQAVRLRLRPILMTSLAFGFGVVPLAIGTGAGAGGRNAIGTAVLGGMVASTVLGIFLVPVFFLLIRSWFKSRSRNDEVATSKESAA
- a CDS encoding efflux RND transporter periplasmic adaptor subunit, giving the protein MKIDLSASLIPRRKALFSDTHSASPQVAKRPRWAMALGAALVVTALAGCSKSEGEQKAPPKQEAQLGVVTLQTQNQQLDSSLPGRTRAFLTAEVRPQVSGIIQKRLFTEGAQVKQGQQLYQIDAASLKAAEASALAAVSKAEASQRTLTATARRNAELVKIDAISKQANDESQAAAAQSASDVAVARANLETARINLRYARIEAPISGRIALSAVTPGALVTASQATALTTIVQLDPMYVDFTQSSSELLQLKRDLESGRYQKVDGNKVPVRIQLDDGSIYPHEGKLAFAGVIVNDTTGTLTLRAEVPNPDGMLMPGMYVQAKLPTALAADALLVPQQSVTRDLTGRPSVMVVKADDVVEKREVDLDRAVGAFWLLKSGLKNGERVVVDGFQRAKPGDKVKAVEVDLKAKAERKSVRGEPPVQEAADAPAPAKPAAASAAAPASAK
- a CDS encoding MFS transporter, translated to MHDEAPTPASQARPVVPPMDGLQDGARNRAMLVIILGLTLSVLDSSIVNLALPAIAKELQASSAQTLWVVNAYQLAGLVLLLPLAALGERLGYRRIYLVGMTVFVLASVGALLADSLATLIAARVFQGIGASGVMSVNAALVRLTYPKAMLGRGMAINSLTVATSSMAGPSVAAAILSVGSWPWLFAINVPLGVLTLWLGRKALPANPVSNASREKIAPLDVLLNILMFTLIFLGGEQLGMHLGQGPAATGAMAWLPSGWWLLGAGVLVGYVYLRRQWPMQAPLFPVDLLRIPVFALSMCGSVSAFTAQMMSYLALPFLLLDARGLSPMEAGMLITSWPVATMLTAPIAGRLIGKYPDGLLGGIGMAMFACGLWLLAAMPADVAHWDMVWRMLLAGSGFALYQSPNNHTIVTSAPLARSGAAGGMLSSARMTGQTLGAVVLGTIFAISGGHGGHAEVLALWIAGGFAALAGVFSTLRVRQTTHLKH
- a CDS encoding multidrug effflux MFS transporter; amino-acid sequence: MQASVSLRLVLILGLLSAIGPFAIDMYLPALPQIGSSLNAQVGAVQASLTAFFLSVGLGQLLYGPVSDMMGRKPPLYFGLILFAASSVGCALAPNIETLVVFRFLQGLGAAAGMAVPRAVVRDLHTGHAAARMMSLLMLVFSVSPILAPLAGSGVIAVAGWRAVFWVVAVAAVLGLMATWKGVEETRTPEQRLDSSLGGALKAYLTLLRDPHYMGLVFIGGSAMAGFFVYLAGSPFVLINYYGLSSTQYSIAFALNSVAFIGAAQFTAKLGQRWGLVKVVKVAASASGVVMASLMAYYLMGGDQLAVLIALYFVSSALMGLVIPTTSVLALEAHGEIAGTASALLGTLQMLSGAAAMQIVGHFSNGKPLPMVVGMAMGALVGVALTWITLGAAKGAHHA
- a CDS encoding DUF1566 domain-containing protein; protein product: MRALLCFFAAPAFAQNAAPATPAAPAPAFHASADGLMVIDSRAKLAWPRCAEGMVWNGKTCTGSALLFNHKQALEHAAQRSKAEGLRWRLPRVNEFKRLLDRSSKPPGLNPELFPAAPREWHWTGTAAVNTQRMNTYNYSQVDRSQNLTALSAQQAWAINTESLQTTPDMGKGNALLLRLVRPATEAELATAP
- a CDS encoding SDR family oxidoreductase, whose protein sequence is MITNFAGKTAVLTGAGSGFGLECARIGAARGMNLVLVDVQQEALDKAAAELTAAGARVLARKVDVSDAAQMQALAAEVKATFGAPHFVFNNAGVGAGGLVWENSVADWQWVLGVNVWGVIHGVRLFTPMMLEAAKADPAYEGHIVNTASMAGLLAPPNMGIYNVSKHAVVSLTETLYQDLALVSDQISASLLCPYFVPTGIGHSERNRPKGLEGQPLTASQKIGQAMTDKAVGSGKVTAAEVAQKVFDAMASGQFYIYSHPQALGSVQVRMEDVVQGRNPTDPFAHKPELGVSLKAALRAG
- a CDS encoding NADP-dependent oxidoreductase, producing MTVNQQILLDNRPTGEAVESNFKLVQAELPALEDGQVLVRHHYLSLDPYMRGRMNDSKSYAQPQPLGEVMQGGTVGEVVESRHPKFHLGDKVVGMGGWQAYSVVNPSVPGALRKVDTTYVPLSYYLGAVGMPGVTAWYGLVKIINPKAGETVVVSAATGAVGSAFVALAKARGCRVVGIAGGAEKCAYAVNDLGFDACIDYREHPDVKTMAKALKDACPNGIDGYFENVGGYIFDAVLLRTNAFARIALCGMIAGYDGQPLPMANPALLLVNRIKLEGFIVSEHMEVWGEALTELGGLVAAGKLKPRETVSEGLASAPAAFLGLLKGKNFGKQLVKITP
- a CDS encoding PaaI family thioesterase, yielding MLSFGPEIPFVHELGFALIKAEGGESELHYTPRPEHLNSFGVTHGGASMTLLDVTMAVAARSVDFELGVVTIEMKTSFMQAANGPLVGKGVLLHRTGTMAFTEGRIYDAQGRLCVHATGTFKYMKRKPEVNGAVPPLATD